From one Geoalkalibacter halelectricus genomic stretch:
- a CDS encoding phosphoenolpyruvate carboxylase produces the protein MEKPEDFWIAESQVDRLDELITSDPRRKELPLRRDVRSLGKLLGVVLREQAGEKIFTAEEALRTAAIRHRELCADGSSAALNCAEEQQLEAESRRLVAELSLHEAHQIAKAFATFFELTNLAETNHRKRRRRAARLQADGDKPGSLRGTLARMKAAGLNLSQVLDSLARVRVIPVFTAHPTEVARRVVRYKRRRIDRFLEQLDRLPLAASEAAHLQDKILTEINALWQTDEVRRRQPSVSDEIRMGLDHYRGSLIEPLADFYWDLAEALGEVYGTEVAACELPTVVSFGSWIGGDRDGNPYVTPAATRDALERARQTILTIYRDNLEELRELLTPSACRVGVSDELIQAAARAVEKFPETAPSTAGYPECEHYRKFLRVALYRLEKTLADPRHEDGYAAAAQLAEELRLVRRSLAAHGGERLARHYVDPVLRRLDTFGFHLHSLDIRQHARIHAAAVAELGAMAAETGGDEGVPVSLPSSATITLLDTLKTLADLKKTYPPQAIRSYIISGTTCGADLRNLVWLAGVAGIQVKGDAAQGDPGLMPVPLFESINDLRNAPRICRRLWSASDYQPLLDSWQRRQEVMLGYSDSNKDGGMLTSTWEIYQAHRELHRVAADCRVHLQLFHGRGGTVGRGGSPTHRAIVAQPAGAFEGCLKITEQGEVINFKYADASLALRNLELMVAASLEALTRPGVDNPEPRPEWVAAMDEMSATAYACYRRDIAENPDILPYFEQATPVLEFDLAKIGSRPARRGDNRSLDDLRAIPWGFGWIQSRHMIPGWYGVGQAFAAFIDKHPEGLETLQAMMKGFPIFRDLVRNVEVALAKVDLPLARLYADLVDDAELRTRVFELFVAGFQQTRDLVLTVAGQKHLLERTPDMAQSLRLRNPYVDPLSLIQVELLRRKRRGEESDELNYVLAATINGIAAGLRNTG, from the coding sequence AACTGCGCCGAGGAGCAGCAGCTCGAGGCCGAATCCCGGCGCCTGGTGGCGGAGTTGTCGCTGCACGAGGCGCATCAGATCGCCAAGGCCTTCGCGACCTTCTTCGAACTGACCAATCTGGCCGAAACCAATCACCGCAAGCGCAGGCGGCGCGCGGCCCGCCTGCAGGCCGACGGCGATAAGCCGGGGTCGCTGCGCGGCACCTTGGCGCGCATGAAAGCCGCCGGCTTGAACTTGAGCCAAGTTCTCGACAGCCTGGCCCGCGTGCGCGTGATTCCCGTGTTCACCGCTCATCCCACCGAGGTCGCGCGGCGCGTGGTGCGCTACAAGCGTCGCCGCATCGATCGCTTTCTCGAACAACTGGACCGGTTGCCCCTCGCGGCCAGTGAAGCGGCCCATCTCCAGGACAAAATTCTCACCGAAATCAACGCCCTGTGGCAGACCGACGAGGTGCGCCGCCGCCAGCCGAGCGTGAGCGATGAAATCCGCATGGGCCTGGATCACTATCGCGGCTCGCTCATCGAACCCCTGGCCGATTTCTACTGGGATCTTGCCGAGGCCCTCGGCGAAGTCTACGGCACCGAGGTCGCGGCCTGCGAGCTGCCGACGGTGGTCAGCTTCGGCTCCTGGATCGGCGGAGACCGGGACGGCAACCCCTACGTGACCCCGGCGGCCACTCGCGATGCCCTGGAGCGCGCCCGCCAGACCATCCTCACGATTTATCGCGACAATCTCGAGGAGTTGCGCGAGCTTCTCACTCCCTCGGCCTGCCGGGTGGGAGTGTCCGATGAACTGATCCAGGCGGCGGCCCGGGCGGTGGAAAAATTCCCCGAGACCGCGCCGAGCACCGCCGGCTATCCCGAATGCGAGCACTACCGCAAGTTCCTGCGCGTGGCTCTGTATCGCCTCGAAAAGACCCTGGCCGACCCCCGGCACGAGGATGGCTACGCCGCCGCCGCGCAACTGGCCGAGGAGCTGCGCCTGGTGCGCCGCAGCCTGGCCGCCCATGGCGGAGAGCGGCTGGCGCGCCACTACGTCGATCCGGTGCTGCGGCGCCTGGACACCTTTGGTTTTCACTTGCACAGTCTCGATATCCGTCAGCATGCCCGCATCCACGCCGCGGCGGTGGCCGAACTCGGCGCCATGGCCGCGGAGACCGGGGGCGATGAGGGCGTGCCGGTCTCGTTGCCCAGCAGCGCCACCATTACGCTGCTCGATACCCTCAAGACCCTCGCCGATTTGAAAAAGACCTATCCCCCCCAGGCCATTCGCAGCTACATCATCAGCGGCACCACCTGCGGCGCCGATCTGCGCAACCTGGTGTGGTTGGCCGGGGTGGCCGGCATCCAGGTCAAGGGCGATGCGGCCCAGGGCGACCCCGGACTCATGCCCGTGCCGCTGTTCGAATCCATCAACGATCTGCGCAACGCGCCGCGGATCTGCCGCCGGCTCTGGAGTGCTTCGGATTACCAGCCTCTGCTCGACTCCTGGCAGCGGCGCCAGGAAGTGATGCTCGGCTACTCGGACTCCAACAAGGACGGCGGCATGCTCACCAGCACCTGGGAGATCTACCAGGCTCACCGCGAACTGCACCGGGTCGCCGCCGACTGCCGAGTGCACCTGCAATTGTTTCACGGCCGCGGCGGCACCGTGGGGCGCGGCGGCAGCCCCACCCACCGCGCCATCGTCGCCCAGCCCGCGGGAGCCTTCGAGGGCTGCCTCAAGATCACCGAACAGGGCGAGGTCATCAACTTCAAGTATGCCGACGCCTCCCTGGCCCTGCGCAATCTCGAACTCATGGTGGCCGCCTCCCTTGAGGCCCTGACCCGTCCCGGGGTGGACAACCCCGAGCCGCGCCCGGAGTGGGTCGCCGCCATGGACGAGATGTCCGCCACCGCCTACGCCTGCTACCGGCGCGATATTGCCGAGAACCCCGACATCCTGCCCTATTTCGAGCAGGCCACCCCGGTGCTGGAATTCGATCTGGCCAAGATCGGTTCGCGGCCGGCGCGGCGCGGCGACAACCGCAGCCTCGATGATCTGCGTGCCATCCCCTGGGGCTTCGGCTGGATTCAAAGCCGCCACATGATCCCCGGCTGGTACGGCGTCGGGCAGGCCTTCGCCGCCTTTATCGACAAGCACCCCGAGGGCTTGGAGACCCTGCAAGCGATGATGAAGGGCTTTCCCATCTTTCGTGACCTGGTGCGCAATGTCGAAGTCGCCCTGGCCAAGGTCGACCTGCCCCTGGCGCGCCTCTACGCCGACCTGGTGGATGATGCGGAGCTGCGTACGCGGGTGTTCGAGCTGTTCGTGGCCGGATTTCAACAGACTCGCGATCTGGTGTTGACGGTGGCCGGGCAGAAACACCTGTTGGAACGCACCCCCGACATGGCGCAGAGCCTGCGCCTGCGCAATCCCTACGTCGATCCCCTGAGCCTGATACAGGTCGAGCTGCTGCGCCGCAAACGCCGGGGCGAGGAAAGCGATGAACTCAACTATGTGCTGGCGGCAACCATCAACGGCATCGCCGCGGGGCTGCGCAATACGGGCTAG
- a CDS encoding CPBP family intramembrane glutamic endopeptidase gives MSKYRFLKLTTLFYAALTLGTLLGSLLLTGRLVPAPLRASWQDAAIAFAATGVLIAALWLLTRLELPFLQRIHAKLAAFKPLLLSLTQTERIYISLWAGISEELLFRGLLQPGLGILAASLIFGALHALTWGYFILATLVGFFLGALFLATDNLLVPMAVHTLYDVFALNLLAWLYARETPSAEDNHIQDAGG, from the coding sequence ATGTCCAAATATCGTTTTCTCAAGCTGACGACCCTATTTTACGCCGCCCTGACCCTGGGCACCCTGCTGGGGAGCCTGCTGCTGACCGGCCGGCTGGTTCCGGCCCCTCTGCGGGCAAGCTGGCAGGATGCGGCCATCGCCTTTGCGGCAACGGGTGTTTTGATCGCGGCACTGTGGCTGCTGACGCGCCTGGAGCTGCCCTTTTTGCAGCGCATCCACGCCAAGCTGGCGGCCTTCAAGCCCCTGCTGCTCAGCCTGACCCAGACCGAGCGCATCTACATTTCCCTGTGGGCGGGGATTTCCGAGGAACTGCTGTTTCGCGGGCTGTTGCAGCCCGGGTTGGGCATTCTGGCGGCCAGTCTGATTTTCGGCGCCTTGCACGCCCTGACCTGGGGCTATTTTATCCTCGCCACCCTGGTGGGATTTTTTCTCGGCGCGCTGTTTCTCGCCACCGACAATCTGTTGGTGCCCATGGCCGTGCACACCCTCTACGACGTCTTCGCGCTGAACCTGCTGGCCTGGCTCTATGCGCGCGAGACGCCCTCCGCGGAAGACAATCACATCCAGGACGCAGGGGGCTAG
- a CDS encoding ABC transporter ATP-binding protein, with translation MHQSLRQAPLPCTGDTLFEIRDLGFCYPNGQTALREINLRIAPGDRIALVGQNGSGKSTLVRHLNGLLPVQQGYINYKGLALAGAHARRARLEIGLLFQDPDDQLFCHSLHEDVAFGPRNQGLTAAEADPLVKDALAQVGLLELLYKPSHHLSYGQKKRAALATLLAMRPEVLILDEPTANLDSAQENLLMELLGAFSGTLICITHDLIFAYELCRRAVVLDRGRVHHDYSMQELVSHRASLHEHGLDFSFRLHDPLATVTPLPAAQSPELALPRVEPPPPAPPAVPLVELRDYHFAYPDGTRALQGINFALRPGESVAIVGENGAGKTTLLSCLLGVRQGQGVHRFAGRVVDKKQRALLWRQVGMVFQDPADQLFCASCAEEVAFGPRQMGLGDEEIARRVTQSLARVGLAGYEERVPLHLSGGERKRLAVATVLSMNPDILILDEPTAGLDPQGEELLLEILQDLPQTRVLVSHDPYLVGKLTQRTLVMHQGRILEDYSTAEFLADQNQRTLNALALTYKSACSEEIRELQHRHEHSHPHRHLHEHPHRHGELVHSHPHEHTHEHPHTYTHTHAAPSGQHAHPPQPRHHDHAHPDHDQEPHEHDHTPEHP, from the coding sequence ATGCACCAGAGCCTGCGCCAAGCGCCTTTGCCCTGCACCGGCGACACCCTGTTCGAAATCCGCGATCTGGGGTTTTGCTATCCCAATGGCCAGACGGCCCTGCGGGAGATTAATCTGCGCATCGCACCGGGCGACCGTATCGCCCTGGTCGGCCAGAACGGCTCGGGAAAATCCACCCTGGTGCGTCACCTCAACGGGCTGCTGCCCGTGCAGCAGGGGTATATCAACTACAAGGGCCTGGCCCTGGCGGGCGCCCATGCGCGTCGCGCCCGGCTGGAAATCGGGCTGCTGTTTCAGGACCCCGACGATCAGCTGTTCTGCCACAGCCTGCATGAAGACGTCGCCTTCGGGCCGCGCAATCAGGGCCTTACGGCCGCTGAAGCCGATCCCCTGGTGAAGGACGCCCTGGCGCAAGTCGGGCTGCTGGAGCTTCTCTACAAACCCTCCCACCACCTGAGCTACGGGCAAAAAAAACGCGCCGCCCTGGCCACCCTGCTGGCCATGCGGCCCGAGGTGCTGATCCTCGACGAGCCCACCGCCAACCTGGATTCGGCCCAGGAAAACCTGCTCATGGAGCTGCTCGGCGCGTTTTCCGGCACCCTGATCTGCATTACCCATGACCTGATTTTTGCCTATGAGCTCTGCCGGCGCGCGGTGGTCCTCGACCGCGGCCGCGTCCACCACGACTACAGCATGCAGGAACTGGTGTCCCACCGGGCGTCCCTGCACGAGCACGGCCTGGATTTTTCCTTTCGCCTGCACGATCCCCTGGCGACCGTCACGCCTCTGCCTGCGGCCCAATCCCCGGAACTCGCCCTGCCGCGGGTCGAACCGCCGCCGCCCGCGCCGCCAGCAGTGCCGCTGGTGGAATTGCGCGATTATCACTTTGCCTATCCGGACGGCACCCGCGCCCTCCAGGGCATCAATTTTGCGCTGCGCCCGGGGGAGAGCGTCGCCATCGTTGGCGAAAACGGCGCGGGCAAAACCACCCTGCTGTCCTGCCTGCTCGGCGTGCGCCAGGGCCAAGGAGTGCACAGATTCGCCGGGCGCGTGGTCGACAAAAAGCAGCGCGCGCTGCTCTGGCGCCAGGTCGGCATGGTATTTCAAGACCCGGCCGATCAGCTCTTTTGCGCCAGTTGCGCCGAGGAGGTAGCCTTCGGGCCGCGCCAGATGGGCCTGGGGGACGAGGAAATCGCCCGGCGCGTCACCCAGTCCCTGGCGCGTGTGGGCCTGGCGGGCTACGAGGAGCGCGTGCCCCTGCACCTGTCCGGCGGCGAGCGCAAACGCCTGGCCGTGGCCACGGTGTTGAGCATGAACCCCGACATTCTGATTCTCGACGAACCCACCGCGGGACTCGACCCCCAGGGCGAGGAGCTGCTCCTCGAAATCCTTCAGGATCTTCCCCAGACCCGCGTCCTGGTCAGCCATGACCCCTACCTGGTGGGCAAGCTCACCCAGCGCACCCTGGTCATGCATCAGGGGCGCATCCTTGAGGACTACTCAACCGCCGAATTTCTCGCCGACCAGAACCAAAGGACCCTCAACGCCCTGGCGCTGACCTATAAAAGCGCCTGCAGCGAAGAAATCCGTGAACTCCAGCATCGTCACGAGCACAGCCATCCCCATCGCCACCTGCACGAGCATCCCCATCGCCACGGCGAGCTGGTTCACAGCCATCCTCATGAACACACCCATGAACACCCGCACACCTACACCCATACGCACGCAGCACCTTCGGGGCAGCACGCCCACCCACCGCAACCGCGCCATCACGACCATGCCCACCCCGACCACGACCAGGAACCCCATGAGCATGACCATACCCCCGAGCATCCCTAG
- the cbiQ gene encoding cobalt ECF transporter T component CbiQ: MAVLPGSTLEAAPGILPAAVLILAGGGVLAVLLLKRAAARAQSSCPEQNWSVPTIDHAQAGDSLFHRWDVRFKLVGLLSLAFFMVATRSLAGGLLALGLAGIAAVAARVCWKRVARRLLAMAGFLAMFLLIMPLTAAVQPGDTLVIFPEIAALAFNLRGLELALAICAKAFAVALLMEPLFATAPLSTTLEGLSRLGVPARVSQMILLAHRYIFVFLDEARRMSIGMNVRGFRKRTRVETLRVMGNFLGMLFIRSFERTHRVHDAMQARGFEGEFPRQAAFDARGGDWLKGAGCLILGLALVLIDRLWF, encoded by the coding sequence ATGGCGGTCCTGCCCGGCAGCACCCTGGAGGCGGCACCCGGAATTCTTCCCGCCGCCGTGCTGATTCTGGCGGGCGGCGGCGTCCTCGCGGTGCTGCTGCTCAAGCGCGCCGCTGCCCGCGCGCAAAGCAGTTGCCCGGAACAGAACTGGTCCGTGCCGACCATCGACCATGCCCAGGCGGGGGATTCCCTGTTTCACCGCTGGGATGTGCGTTTCAAGCTGGTCGGCCTGCTGAGCCTGGCCTTTTTCATGGTGGCGACGCGCTCGCTTGCCGGCGGGCTGCTCGCACTGGGCCTGGCCGGCATCGCCGCGGTCGCCGCCCGGGTATGCTGGAAACGCGTCGCGCGGCGCCTGCTCGCCATGGCGGGCTTTCTCGCCATGTTCCTGCTCATCATGCCCCTGACCGCGGCGGTCCAACCCGGCGACACCCTGGTGATCTTTCCGGAGATCGCCGCGCTGGCCTTCAACCTGCGCGGCCTGGAACTGGCCCTGGCAATCTGCGCCAAGGCCTTTGCCGTCGCCTTGCTCATGGAACCGCTGTTCGCCACCGCCCCCCTGTCCACCACCCTGGAGGGTTTGTCGCGCCTGGGCGTACCGGCCAGGGTCAGCCAGATGATCCTGCTCGCCCATCGTTATATCTTTGTGTTTCTCGACGAAGCGCGGCGCATGAGCATCGGTATGAACGTGCGGGGCTTTCGCAAGCGCACCCGCGTTGAAACCCTCAGGGTCATGGGTAATTTCCTCGGCATGCTGTTCATTCGCAGCTTCGAGCGCACCCACCGGGTCCACGACGCCATGCAGGCGCGCGGCTTCGAGGGCGAATTCCCCCGCCAGGCCGCGTTTGACGCCCGCGGCGGCGACTGGCTCAAGGGGGCCGGCTGCCTGATCCTCGGCCTGGCCCTGGTTCTCATCGACCGTCTGTGGTTCTGA
- the cbiM gene encoding cobalt transporter CbiM: MHISDGVLPISVALGTGAASLALAAWSVRRTQHQDLPKLAVVASSFFVASLVHVPLGPTSVHLLIPGLVGILLGRASFLAIFLGLVLQSLLFQFGGLTALGANALMMGIPALICGWLYQHFQGRERKRRMLVGGVAGGLGTVLAALLLALLLASGGEDFFGVARLALLAHVPVVAIEALVSAFTVGFLCKVKPELLHLAGAGPERTP, translated from the coding sequence ATGCATATCTCCGACGGCGTTCTGCCCATCAGCGTCGCGCTGGGAACGGGCGCGGCGAGCCTGGCCCTGGCGGCATGGAGCGTGCGGCGCACCCAGCACCAAGATTTGCCCAAACTCGCCGTGGTCGCGTCGTCCTTCTTCGTCGCCTCCCTGGTTCACGTACCCCTGGGACCCACCAGCGTCCACCTGTTGATTCCGGGGCTGGTGGGCATCCTGCTCGGCCGGGCATCCTTTCTCGCCATCTTTCTCGGTTTGGTCCTGCAAAGCCTGCTGTTTCAGTTCGGCGGACTCACCGCCCTGGGTGCCAATGCCCTGATGATGGGCATTCCCGCCCTCATCTGCGGCTGGCTGTATCAGCATTTTCAGGGACGCGAGCGCAAGCGGCGCATGCTGGTCGGTGGGGTGGCGGGAGGCCTGGGAACGGTTCTGGCCGCCCTGCTCCTGGCATTGCTGCTGGCCAGCGGCGGCGAGGATTTCTTCGGCGTGGCCCGCCTCGCCCTTCTGGCCCATGTGCCCGTTGTCGCCATCGAGGCTCTGGTGAGCGCCTTTACCGTGGGCTTTTTGTGCAAGGTCAAGCCGGAACTGCTGCACCTGGCGGGAGCCGGCCCGGAGCGTACGCCCTGA
- a CDS encoding carboxypeptidase regulatory-like domain-containing protein: MNAYFRPALAALFLVILAVSPTWAHSVSIFAYVDNQRIYTESYFSTGQPVREGRVLVFDGARDRLLEGKTDAEGLFDFAIPKIDDLSIVIEAGLGHKAVFVLDKSDLQE, translated from the coding sequence ATGAACGCATATTTTCGCCCCGCCCTCGCCGCGCTATTTCTGGTCATCCTGGCCGTCTCTCCCACCTGGGCGCACAGCGTGAGCATCTTCGCCTACGTCGACAATCAGCGGATCTACACCGAGAGCTATTTTTCCACCGGGCAGCCCGTGCGCGAGGGACGCGTTCTGGTGTTCGACGGCGCCCGCGACCGCCTGCTGGAAGGAAAAACCGACGCCGAGGGCCTGTTTGACTTTGCCATTCCCAAGATCGACGACCTGAGCATCGTCATCGAGGCGGGTTTGGGCCACAAGGCCGTCTTCGTTCTCGATAAATCGGACCTGCAGGAGTGA
- a CDS encoding anaerobic ribonucleoside-triphosphate reductase activating protein: MGIKGFQGTSLLDFPGRIASLVFTGGCNLTCPFCHNPSLVLTPDDHPDYPPQVLLRELEERRNFIDGVVISGGEPTLDPELPAFVRQVKALGLLVKLDTNGLAPEMLQGLLAENLLDYVALDVKTAPGRYGELHRSPIDLDLLPQSVELLRNGSCDYEFRTTCVPGFVEGSDMHAMGDLVRGGKRWILQRFVPEHSLALALRKLSAHAPSRMHEFATIAGHYVPQVHLRGME, from the coding sequence ATGGGCATCAAAGGCTTCCAGGGCACCAGCCTGCTTGACTTTCCCGGGCGCATCGCGTCGCTGGTGTTCACCGGCGGATGCAACCTCACCTGCCCGTTCTGCCATAATCCGTCCTTGGTGCTGACGCCGGACGATCACCCCGACTATCCGCCCCAGGTGCTGTTGCGCGAGCTTGAGGAGCGGCGCAATTTCATCGACGGGGTGGTGATTTCCGGCGGCGAACCGACCCTGGATCCTGAGTTGCCGGCCTTTGTGCGCCAGGTCAAGGCCCTGGGCCTGCTGGTCAAACTCGACACCAACGGCCTGGCCCCGGAGATGCTCCAGGGGTTGCTGGCGGAAAATCTCCTCGATTATGTGGCCCTGGATGTCAAAACCGCGCCGGGCCGCTACGGTGAGCTTCACCGCTCACCCATCGACCTCGATCTCTTGCCCCAGAGCGTGGAACTGCTCAGAAACGGCTCCTGCGACTATGAATTCCGCACCACCTGCGTGCCCGGATTTGTCGAGGGCAGCGACATGCACGCCATGGGTGATCTGGTTCGGGGGGGCAAACGCTGGATTCTGCAGCGCTTCGTCCCCGAGCATTCCCTGGCCCTGGCCCTGAGGAAGTTATCCGCCCACGCCCCGAGCAGGATGCACGAGTTTGCAACTATCGCCGGCCACTACGTTCCCCAGGTGCACTTGCGCGGGATGGAGTGA
- the nikR gene encoding nickel-responsive transcriptional regulator NikR: MPETVRFGISIDERLLQRFDSLIADKGYSNRSEAIRDLIRNALVEQQWADADEETVGTVTLVYDHHTRDLADKLTEQQHSHHDAIISALHVHLDAHHCLEVVVVKGKSGEVRRLADELIGTKGVKHGKLVTTTTGKGLV; this comes from the coding sequence ATGCCGGAAACCGTTCGTTTCGGAATTTCCATCGATGAACGTCTGCTGCAGCGCTTCGACAGCCTGATCGCGGACAAGGGTTACAGCAATCGTTCCGAGGCCATTCGCGACCTTATCCGCAACGCCCTGGTCGAACAGCAGTGGGCCGATGCCGACGAGGAAACGGTCGGCACCGTGACCCTGGTTTACGACCACCATACCCGGGATCTCGCCGACAAACTCACCGAGCAGCAGCACAGCCATCATGACGCCATCATTTCCGCACTGCACGTGCACCTTGATGCCCACCACTGTCTCGAGGTGGTGGTGGTGAAAGGCAAATCGGGAGAGGTGCGGCGCCTGGCCGACGAACTTATCGGCACCAAGGGTGTCAAGCACGGCAAGCTGGTGACCACCACCACCGGCAAGGGGCTGGTCTGA